The Arachis hypogaea cultivar Tifrunner chromosome 14, arahy.Tifrunner.gnm2.J5K5, whole genome shotgun sequence genome has a segment encoding these proteins:
- the LOC112744068 gene encoding acetyl-coenzyme A carboxylase carboxyl transferase subunit alpha, chloroplastic produces the protein MNTMSLTRGNYYMDGRLIIEEHGIESANQCVGKDFLGGSRAICIWPKYLTSSRNNTNTNPNNNGKWQRFNVAAKIRKGKKHDYPWPDKMDPNISSGYLTYLSHFKPLAEKPKPVTLDFEKPLVDLEKKIIEVRSMADDTGLDFSNQIEALESKYQQALKDLYTHLTPFQRLMIARHPNRPTVLDHILNITEKWVELHGDRAGYDDPAIVTGLGTMDGKSYMFIGHQKGRNTKENITRNFAMPTPHGYRKALRMMKYADHHKFPIITFVDTPGAYADLKSEELGQGEAIAHNLRTMFGLKVPILTVVTGEGGSGGALAIACANKLFMLENSAFYVASPEACAAILWKSSKAAPKAAEKLRITAQEHYRLGIADGVIPEPLGGAHVDPTWTSQQIKLTLTQAMEELTKMNEEELFRHRHLKFRSIGGFQEGIPVEPERKRNMKPSDVNSSTLTDIESELQTLRKQILESKGPTDPITNESIQKLVKEVDEEITKAIISMGLAEKVQSVRMELSKNSNQPLSTNMEEKVDRIMEEINMKMAQPGAYLGLKQKLKKLDTINSFIEMKVKQEKLRNELNEKLSADTKAKIASLMDAQERMPDHELVEKAMEVQRELEEVLKSANLEIVGVMKKNVETPPADIKQKIVELNNEIIGEIDRVVNAEEGLKDQIKELENMIAQGLDSKDVEKMEAGIKERILAALDAAGVKEKIERMKEEVESLSMAGFEDKIGEENGRC, from the exons ATGAATACCATGTCACTCACAAGAGGGAATTATTATATGGATGGAAGATTGATTATTGAAGAACATGGAATTGAGTCAGCAAATCAATGTGTTGGAAAAGATTTTCTTGGAGGCTCAAGGGCAATTTGCATTTGGCCAAAATATTTAACTAGTTCAAGGAATAATACTAATACTAATCCTAATAACAATGGTAAGTGGCAAAGGTTCAATGTAGCTGCAAAGATTAGAAAGGGAAAGAAGCATGATTATCCATGGCCTGATAAGATGGATCCAAATATCAGTAGTGGATACTTGACTTACCTTTCTCACTTTAAGCCTCTGGCTGAGAAACCTAAACCTGTCACACTTGATTTTGAGAAACCACTTGTTGATCTAGAGAAAAAGATTATAGAG GTACGTAGTATGGCAGATGACACCGGCTTAGACTTCAGCAATCAAATTGAGGCTCTGGAGAGCAAATATCAACAG GCTTTGAAAGATCTATACACACACTTAACACCATTCCAACGGTTGATGATTGCGCGACATCCAAATAGGCCAACAGTTCTTGATCATATACTTAACATCACAGAGAAG TGGGTAGAGCTTCATGGCGATCGAGCAGGCTATGATGATCCAGCTATTGTGACTGGTTTAGGGACTATGGATGGTAAAAGTTACATGTTCATAGGCCATCAGAAAGGTAGGAACACAAAGGAAAATATTACTCGAAACTTTGCAATGCCAACTCCTCATGG TTACCGGAAAGCTTTGCGCATGATGAAATATGCAGATCACCATAAATTCCCTATAATTACATTTGTGGACACTCCTGGTGCCTATGCTGATCTAAAGTCTGAGGAACTTGGTCAA GGTGAAGCAATAGCCCATAATTTGAGGACAATGTTTGGTCTCAAGGTACCTATACTAACAGTTGTAACCGGCGAAGGTGGTTCAGGTGGGGCACTTGCCATTGCTTGTGCCAATAAATTGTTCATGCTTGAGAATTCTGCCTTTTATGTAGCAAG CCCTGAAGCTTGTGCTGCAATATTGTGGAAGTCTTCCAAAGCTGCTCCTAAG GCTGCTGAAAAGCTAAGAATTACAGCTCAAGAACATTATAGACTTGGAATTGCTGATGGTGTTATTCCT GAACCATTAGGTGGTGCACATGTTGATCCTACTTGGACTTCTCAGCAAATTAAGCTTACACTCACTCAGGCCATGGAg GAGCTGACCAAAATGAATGAAGAAGAGTTGTTTCGCCATAGACATCTCAAGTTCCGGTCGATTGGAGGATTCCAAGAAGGCATACCTGTGGAGCCAGAGAGGAAGAGAAACATGAAGCCGTCCGATGTAAACTCGTCCACTCTTACTGATATCGAGTCAGAGCTCCAAACTCTGAGAAAGCAAATTTTAGAATCAAAGGGACCAACTGATCCTATCACGAATGAATCGATTCAGAAGCTTGTAAAAGAAGTAGATGAGGAGATCACCAAAGCAATCATTTCAATGGGGCTAGCAGAGAAAGTTCAATCAGTAAGAATGGAGTTATCTAAGAACTCAAACCAACCTCTTAGTACTAACATGGAGGAAAAAGTGGACAGAATCATGGAAGAGATAAATATGAAGATGGCGCAGCCGGGAGCATATCTAGGACTAAAACAGAAGCTTAAGAAGCTAGACACTATAAATAGTTTCATAGAGATGAAAGtaaaacaagagaaactaagaaacGAGCTCAACGAGAAACTCTCGGCCGATACCAAGGCGAAGATTGCAAGCCTGATGGATGCTCAGGAAAGGATGCCGGATCATGAATTGGTAGAGAAAGCAATGGAAGTTCAGAGAGAGTTGGAAGAGGTTTTGAAGTCAGCTAACTTGGAAATTGTTGGAGTGATGAAGAAGAATGTTGAAACTCCACCAGCAGATATAAAACAGAAGATTGTAGAGTTGAACAATGAGATCATTGGTGAAATTGATAGGGTGGTGAATGCAGAAGAAGGCCTTAAGGATCAAATTAAGGAACTGGAGAATATGATAGCACAAGGCTTGGATTCTAAGGATGTTGAGAAGATGGAAGCCGGCATAAAAGAGCGAATCCTCGCTGCTTTGGATGCTGCTGGAGTGAAGGAAAAGATTGAGAGaatgaaggaggaggtagaaTCTTTGTCCATGGCAGGTTTTGAGGACAAGATTGGTGAGGAAAATGGTAGATGCTAA